The following is a genomic window from Fulvia fulva chromosome 9, complete sequence.
TACAGACTACGCTAGACATCATGACACTTCCCAGCAAATTGATGTTCCTTGCCAGTGGCCTGGCACCACTTACCAGCAGCGAAAATGACGCCGAATGCCCGATCGATCGAATTGCAGTTAGAGATCCAGTGCGAACAACATGCGGTCACGTCTACTGCGCCGACTGCTTGCTTCGCTGGTTCGAAGTGAGCAACGCTTGTCCCCTCTGTCGGAGAGAGCTCTTCAGCACGTCGGACACTGTCACAGGCTGGGGTCAGTACGACGACCCGGAAAGTACCAAGTCAGCATGGACTTGGCTGTGGGATGCGTACATTGGGATCTCTGCTTAGGGCATCATATCATTCAGTCTCGCACGGTAATCGCTGGTGAAAAGAGTCTTGAGTGCTCCGCAAAAGCCATTCACCTTCCCAAAAGAGTACCGGGCATCAGGAAAGCATCCATTGCTCTCGACAGTGGTTGTCAAAATGCAGTCCACATCAGCATACCAGCGAGACATCATGGTGCCCTGGCTTGAGGCCAAGGTGGCCGTCCTGGTTTACCCTGAAGAAGAAATTCCTGGTTTCTGGTCTACAAATTCCCGACACCAGCAGACCCAACGAGGATTGTCCCGTAGACCAATAACTAGCTCGAAGGCTGTACCAAAGCCGTGCTGCCACGTCTCTTGTCGGAAATGTCTGCTAAACTGACTACGGAAACATACTATCTGTCCATTATGTCGAAGACCGTTGTTGAAGAGGTGTGGAATATTGCCACGGTAGTGGACTTGGACTACCTGTTCATTATAGCCCAGAACCACTTGGCAGAAGATTAAGATCTACAACGCAACGGCCGATATTCGGGAGGGTGGTGGGTCACATGGAAGGGAAGACGATATGTTGGAGGCAAAGAACGCCTTACATTCGCCACGCCTACACACTTCATACCATGCTGCGCTAGCATTGAGCATACTCCCAACTGTGAAACGGCTCTTACAAGAATGATACTTCCGCCAACACAAAGCAGGAATCTAAAAGTCGCGGCCGGTGCCACTGGAAGGGCAAACTTGAACGCAGATCATATGAACCACACGTATGCCGTTCGCCAACAAGACCACATTTTTGAGCGCCGGCCTCACATCTCTCAGGAACAGCAATGCCAACGAAGATTGCGCTATCGATCAACAACCAGCCCGAAGGCCTGTGCGAACACCTTGTAACCATGTCTTCTGCCGCGAGTGCTTGATGAAGTGGCTGGAGAAGCATAACACCTGCCCTTTGTGCCGAACGGAGCTGTTTCAGGTCGTGAGTCGTAGTCCTGCTCTCCACGAGGATTCCTATAATGATGCCCCGATCAGCACCTGGGAGGCGATGGGTTTGAGCTACCCTGGGGTATGGCCAGGGTGATGTGAAGGCCAGATCTGGCGAGGACAATTTTGGCGTTAGCAAATGCAGACATGAAGAGCCTACGCTCTATACATGAAGCAGATGAACATCTATCACTTTCATACTTGAGCTCTATATCCTCGCCTTCAGATCCCACCCAGCAAGACTCCACCTCGTCGCAATTAACAGCGCCCCTCCAACAAAGAACGATGTCCCCGCCCACACATTAGCATAAGTATAGCTCCCTCCATGTTGCTGTATCAACGCACCAGCCAACGGCGGCCCCGTCAAGCTCGAAAAGCTCACGATCGTAAACGCCATGCCCATCCTCACGCCCGCTTTCTTCAGATTCCCGTCCCGACTCGTACTCCCAATGATCGCCGGCCACAACGCCTGAACCACCGCACTTCCAGATCCGTAGATAGCTGCGAAAGCAAAGAGTGCCCCGGTAGAGTGAATCCCGATCCAACCAAACATCATGATGCCGCAAAGGAAAGCAAAGGGGATCATAACATTAAGAGATCCGAAACGATCCGCGATCCAATTTGGCAAGAGCCGAAAGACGAATCCCGTGCAGACGATTGTGAGGAGCAGGTTGATGGATTGTTGATAGCTGACTCCCAACACATTGCGGCCGTAGGAGCCTACGTAGAAAAATGCAAAGTATAGACCCCAGAATGTGAAGAACATAGCTATGCAGTAGAGGGCATAAGGCAATTCCTTGAAAGACTCCCAGTCTACGATCGCGCCACTCTTTCGGGGTGGGAGGCGAGTACGGTAGAGGGAGATGGTGATGATGTTGAAGACGAGCATGATGAAGCCTATAATCCGGATCGTCCAGGGGAAGCCAAGGGTGGGGAGGCATTGCTGTACGATGGTGGGAAAGACTACGCCGCCTGTACATGATCCTAAGGCAGTGAAACCCATCACGAAAGCACGCTTCTTGACGAAGTAAGTCGAGACCAGTGCCATCGCCGGACAAAATTGCAGCCCATTCGCGATGCCTAGACATACTGCCTGCGAGAGGAAGAGCTGCCACAATTTCGTCGACTCCGCCATGGTGAAGATCCCGACGATCTGGAACACTGCGCCGGCAATGTAGACATGTTTGAAGAGA
Proteins encoded in this region:
- a CDS encoding MFS-type transporter, with amino-acid sequence MNTSESHESKHDAEKHLHHDGANMNAWPNTRDDDIEHTIEEAEEDHTTAKAEKPTNTLTTTLSRTISRRSAASSWQDPGPPPEGGITAWTQVFCAHLTIFTTFGFTTSFGVYQTYYETTLGIAPSTISWIGSMQIFLLFGIGTFTGRATDAGLFKHVYIAGAVFQIVGIFTMAESTKLWQLFLSQAVCLGIANGLQFCPAMALVSTYFVKKRAFVMGFTALGSCTGGVVFPTIVQQCLPTLGFPWTIRIIGFIMLVFNIITISLYRTRLPPRKSGAIVDWESFKELPYALYCIAMFFTFWGLYFAFFYVGSYGRNVLGVSYQQSINLLLTIVCTGFVFRLLPNWIADRFGSLNVMIPFAFLCGIMMFGWIGIHSTGALFAFAAIYGSGSAVVQALWPAIIGSTSRDGNLKKAGVRMGMAFTIVSFSSLTGPPLAGALIQQHGGSYTYANVWAGTSFFVGGALLIATRWSLAGWDLKARI